The Nitrospiraceae bacterium genome includes a region encoding these proteins:
- a CDS encoding tetratricopeptide repeat protein, which yields MTHKPIMVVFCCVVLPFLLVSLTNCTQLSDEEKKARHQERAEAYFEEQKYQEALIELKNVVQLDPKDAKAYHQLALIHLKLGGMPDLQSAFGELTKAVELDPSIQDAQLKLGELYLLSQQPQAAKRHAEVVLISSPYHPKGHLLRGRSLIMEKKLEKGIEELKKSLELDPDNEQVYVDLARAYLILEKPEEAEDILDQGLNKKANSPTLILAKGEFYLLQGRNTEAEALFQEVLVLDPENDGYYVKLAGYYQTTQKWKEAEEVYQRLANHKPASEIPQILLGEFYTFMGDVAKAAVHFQKGVELNPKSDPARNSLINFYLDNQQWHEAEKLLKPLLETKSKSIMTMIFEARLILGRGNVDEAIPLFQAIIKDDPTQAMAHQYLGLAFAKKNETVQAIQELTEAKELAPQVRGVRKALAVGLMAEGSYKMAIEEAQMAIRLNPRDVQAVEILGQAYFGEKDFSAAKKVYQAIIDQIPQDAIAHFHLGLIDQQDKRVKEAIDHFEEALKYNPDFVQALSQIANARLSMGEEQQARERVQQQIKRSPKNPYFYNLLGRLSMQAKQTDPAEKAFKQALALNDQLQDSYINLAELYHRMNRVDEAIMEYERLLDKNPKAAFVHMILGILAEQRNEVEKAQQHYRKTLEISPEFAPAANNLAWLMAENGGNLDEALAHAEDALARQGDNPYVADTLGWIYYKKNAHIKAVSLLGEAVKKLPENPLVRYHLGMALFKKGEPNNAKKTLEFALKMSPTFPGAEEARTTLESL from the coding sequence ATGACACATAAACCCATCATGGTAGTTTTTTGCTGTGTGGTTCTTCCATTTTTGCTCGTCAGTTTAACCAATTGTACCCAATTATCGGACGAGGAAAAAAAGGCTAGACACCAGGAGAGAGCAGAAGCCTATTTTGAGGAGCAAAAATATCAAGAAGCCCTCATCGAATTGAAAAATGTCGTCCAACTCGATCCGAAGGATGCTAAGGCCTATCATCAATTAGCTCTGATTCACCTCAAATTGGGCGGGATGCCCGATCTTCAGTCTGCGTTCGGGGAACTTACCAAAGCCGTCGAGTTGGATCCGTCGATTCAGGATGCCCAACTTAAACTCGGTGAATTGTATCTGCTTTCCCAACAGCCCCAAGCGGCGAAACGACACGCGGAAGTTGTGTTGATTTCCTCTCCATACCACCCCAAAGGCCATCTGTTACGTGGCCGTAGCTTGATTATGGAAAAGAAACTTGAGAAGGGCATTGAAGAACTCAAAAAATCTTTGGAACTTGATCCCGACAATGAGCAGGTATATGTCGATCTGGCGCGTGCCTATCTAATCCTTGAAAAACCCGAGGAAGCTGAGGACATTCTCGACCAAGGTTTAAACAAGAAGGCAAATTCCCCCACGCTTATTTTGGCCAAAGGCGAATTCTACTTGCTGCAAGGAAGAAATACTGAAGCGGAAGCCCTTTTTCAGGAAGTTCTGGTGTTAGATCCTGAGAATGATGGGTACTACGTGAAGCTTGCCGGTTATTATCAAACTACCCAAAAATGGAAGGAAGCGGAAGAGGTCTATCAACGTCTCGCCAACCACAAACCCGCGAGTGAAATACCCCAAATTTTGTTGGGTGAATTTTATACGTTTATGGGAGATGTTGCCAAAGCCGCAGTACATTTTCAAAAGGGAGTGGAGTTGAACCCCAAATCTGATCCGGCTAGAAATTCTCTGATCAATTTCTATCTGGATAACCAGCAATGGCATGAGGCTGAAAAACTTCTGAAGCCACTCTTAGAAACCAAATCGAAGAGCATTATGACTATGATTTTTGAAGCCCGACTCATACTGGGGCGTGGAAACGTGGATGAAGCCATCCCCTTGTTTCAAGCAATCATTAAAGATGACCCCACTCAGGCGATGGCCCATCAATATTTAGGGTTAGCGTTTGCGAAAAAAAATGAGACGGTCCAAGCGATTCAAGAACTCACGGAAGCTAAGGAATTAGCTCCCCAAGTTCGAGGGGTCCGAAAGGCCTTGGCGGTGGGCCTCATGGCTGAGGGATCGTACAAGATGGCCATTGAAGAAGCCCAAATGGCCATTCGTCTCAATCCCCGTGATGTCCAAGCTGTAGAAATCCTGGGTCAAGCCTACTTTGGTGAAAAAGACTTTTCAGCGGCGAAAAAGGTGTATCAAGCGATCATTGACCAAATCCCTCAAGACGCGATCGCCCATTTTCACTTAGGCCTCATTGACCAACAGGATAAGAGAGTTAAAGAAGCCATTGACCATTTTGAGGAAGCCCTTAAGTACAATCCCGATTTTGTGCAAGCTTTGAGTCAAATAGCCAATGCCCGATTGTCAATGGGAGAAGAACAGCAGGCTAGAGAACGGGTTCAACAGCAAATTAAACGTTCTCCTAAAAACCCGTATTTCTATAATTTATTAGGGCGCCTCTCGATGCAGGCGAAGCAGACCGATCCAGCGGAGAAGGCGTTTAAACAAGCGTTGGCTTTGAATGATCAGTTGCAGGATTCCTATATAAACTTGGCCGAATTATACCATCGAATGAATCGTGTTGATGAGGCGATCATGGAATATGAACGTCTGTTGGACAAAAACCCCAAGGCGGCTTTTGTCCATATGATCCTTGGGATACTAGCTGAACAACGCAATGAAGTTGAGAAAGCCCAACAGCATTATCGGAAGACGTTGGAAATTTCACCCGAATTCGCGCCGGCTGCCAATAATTTGGCTTGGCTCATGGCAGAAAATGGGGGCAACTTAGATGAGGCGTTAGCGCATGCAGAAGATGCCCTCGCCCGGCAAGGCGATAACCCGTATGTCGCGGATACCTTGGGCTGGATTTACTATAAAAAGAATGCCCATATTAAGGCGGTTTCCCTCCTAGGGGAAGCGGTCAAAAAACTGCCGGAAAACCCGTTGGTTCGGTATCATTTAGGCATGGCCCTGTTTAAAAAGGGGGAGCCCAATAATGCCAAAAAGACGTTGGAGTTTGCTTTGAAGATGAGTCCAACTTTTCCAGGAGCGGAGGAAGCCAGGACGACCCTGGAGAGTTTGTAA